A window from Podospora bellae-mahoneyi strain CBS 112042 chromosome 1 map unlocalized CBS112042p_1, whole genome shotgun sequence encodes these proteins:
- a CDS encoding uncharacterized protein (EggNog:ENOG503NTYP; COG:I; COG:J; COG:T), protein MFLSEYFQHKRDCKFKQAQRQQRIDALPAEYKSPVTPDEKEIFSAPIDSLVANVQNGTTHPLSILRAYGKLALRAHSQTNCLTEILFSSAEQWINAARTKTEVDKGGNPLPNLEGSLAGIPVSLKDTIIVGGYDTTVGYSSFVGNDDGKDGAMVRMLKDMGAVPHVKTNCPITLLSFESGNDVWGRAENPFKKGYSPGGSTGGESALLAMGGSRIGVGSDVAGSVRLPAHWAGCYALRCSTGRWPKAGIKTSMPGQEGVPSVYSPMARTLGDLRYFTREVIKFGPWRYDGTVHPLAWRGDMEKGFEQKEKLKVGVMWTDGVVDPSPACRRALEMVVNALKAQGHEIVELEGEHAPPDLYEGLKIASLVLNADGGQMFDSFRRPGEWLDTGAAQIKSLASWWNPFRWFYYLWVKYVRRDQVWAGLVENWRAQSAFENWKLVARREEYRAKWFEWWNQQGLDVIVSVPNATPALPLNAMKDAFSSSGVLPVTKVQAELDGLPEDFNIRKLNGVARGAYKYYDAEKMDGLPVGVQVIGRRLEEEKVLAVMQRVEDALGEDKYQPISVGRLQLE, encoded by the exons atgTTTCTAAGCGAGTACTTTCAGCACAAACGGGACTG CAAGTTCAAGCAAGCCCAACGCCAACAACGGATCGACGCCCTCCCAGCAGAGTACAAATCACCCGTCACCCCAGACGAAAAGGAGATATTTTCCGCGCCGATCGATTCACTGGTCGCCAATGTCCAAAACGGCACCACCCATCCGCTGAGCATCCTCCGCGCGTATGGAAAGCTTGCGCTAAGGGCGCACTCTCAGACCAACTGCCTAACGGAGATTTTGTTTTCTTCAGCGGAGCAGTGGATCAACGCTGCACGTACCAAAACAGAAGTAGACAAGGGAGGGAACCCGCTCCCGAACCTAGAGGGGTCGTTGGCGGGTATTCCGGTGTCGCTGAAGGATACGATCATTGTTGGGGGGTATGACACGACGGTGGGGTACAGCTCGTTTGTGGGGAACGACGATGGCAAAGATGGGGCgatggtgaggatgctgAAGGATATGGGGGCTGTGCCGCATGTCAAGACGAATTGTCCGATTACGTTGTTGAGTTTTGAGAGCGGGAATGAtgtttgggggagggcggAAAATCCGTTTAAAAAAGGGTATAGTCCCGGGGGGAGTACGGGGGGTGAGAGCGCGCTGTTGGCTATGGGGGGGAGTAggattggggttgggagcgATGTGGCGGGGAGCGTGAGGTTGCCGGCGCATTGGGCGGGTTGTTATGCGTTGAGGTGCTCGACTGGGAGGTGGCCTAAGGCGGGAATCAAGACTAGTATGCCTGGGCAGGAGGGGGTGCCGAGTGTGTACAGTCCTATGGCGAGGACTTTGGGGGATTTGAGGTATTTTACTAGGGAGGTGATTAAATTTGGGCCGTGGAGGTATGATGGGACTGTTCACCCTCTTGCGTGGAGGGGGGACATGGAGAAGGGGTTTGAGcagaaggagaagttgaaggtTGGGGTGATGTGGAcggatggggttgttgatccGAGTCCTGCCTGTCGGAgggcgttggagatggttgTGAATGCGTTGAAGGCGCAGGGGCACGAGATTGTtgagttggagggggagcacGCGCCGCCGGATCTGTATGAAGGGTTGAAGATTGCCTCACTGGTGTTGAATGCGGATGGCGGGCAGATGTTTGACTCTTTTAGGCGACCTGGGGAGTGGCTGGATACTGGAGCTGCTCAGATCAAATCATTGGCGAGTTGGTGGAACCCGTTTAGATGGTTCTATTACCTTTGGGTGAAGTATGTCAGGAGAGATCAGGTttgggctgggttggttgaGAATTGGAGAGCACAGTCGGCTTTTGAGAACTGGAAGCTGGTTGCTCGGAGAGAGGAGTACAGAGCCAAGTGGTTTGAGTGGTGGAATCAGCAGGGTTTGGATGTCATTGTTTCGGTTCCGAATGCAACGCCTGCGCTGCCCCTGAATGCGATGAAGGATGCTTTCAGCAGCT CCGGCGTCCTTCCCGTAACCAAGGTCCAAGCCGAACTTGACGGCCTCCCAGAAGACTTCAACATCAGAAAGCTCAATGGTGTTGCTCGTGGGGCCTACAAGTACTACGACGCCGAGAAGATGGATGGCCTGCCCGTGGGCGTGCAGGTTATTGGTCGCCgactggaagaagaaaaggttcTGGCGGTGATGCAGCGGGTGGAAGACGCCTTGGGAGAGGACAAGTATCAGCCCATCAGTGTCGGCAGACTTCAGCTAGAATAG
- the CAC2 gene encoding Chromatin assembly factor 1 subunit (COG:B; COG:L; EggNog:ENOG503NXAC), producing the protein MCRSSGTEIFDLAWAPDASYFIIGSMDNVARIYNAATGTLVRQIAEHSHYVQGVAWDPLNEYIATQSSDRAVHIYSLKTKDGQYTLGCNDKEPSKIASHVKADLPARRISSHSPAPPELGYRSVLDNVPGVAIGSPVPSAPGTPTSMALPMNPPSVVSHSRRSSFSSRRSVSPAPSMPLPAVMPIEASPKPHMHGASLGMKNASLYANETLTSFFRRLTFTPDGSLLLTPAGQYQTQHQVEGQKPTFEVTNTVYIYTRGGINKPPIAHLPGHKKPSVAVRCSPVVYTLRQSPPVTKHITIDTSSSEDAIPPLPEAVTKPSPAPSQMEPPPPPSLVETVTSNSRVLSLETGVQTPGPKPAFALPYRMIYAVATQDSVLLYDTQQHTPICIVSNLHCATFTDLTWSSDGLTLLISSSDGFCSTLSFLPGELGTVYTGELGPPKPQGTAVSNQNTPVPTPTSVLAPPSPFPNGSQHRHRDSSSSFTAPSPPPAASFVNPRPGSPARSNSASSVITQTSGAQTGVLNNPPLIAGQVPSLTAVNSGKVTGVPITTPPETPRSSFVPPPTGTKRDTNEAETDDSLGNQNKRRRIAPTLVGSSTESNNGAGSEGSRA; encoded by the exons ATGTGCAGGTCTTCTGGGACGGAGATTTTCGATTTGGCTTGGGCACCGGATGCATCCTACTTCATTATCGGCAGTATGGATAACGTTGCCCGAATCTACAACGCTGCAACAG GCACGCTGGTTCGACAAATTGCCGAACATAGCCACTATGTCCAGGGTGTTGCATGGGACCCGTTGAACGAGTATATCGCCACGCAATCCTCGGATCGTGCCGTGCATATTTACTCGCTGAAGACCAAGGACGGGCAGTATACTCTAGGCTGCAACGATAAAGAGCCATCAAAAATTGCAAGCCACGTCAAAGCTGATCTTCCGGCGCGGCGGATCTCTTCCCACAGTCCCGCCCCTCCTGAATTGGGGTATCGGTCAGTTCTTGACAATGTGCCAGGAGTGGCGATTGGCTCTCCTGTTCCATCCGCTCCAGGGACCCCCACCTCAATGGCTCTCCCGATGAACCCCCCAAGTGTTGTTAGTCACAGCCGGAGGTCATCGTTCTCTTCGAGACGCTCGGTCTCACCAGCGCCGTCGATGCCGTTGCCGGCAGTGATGCCGATAGAGGCTTCGCCAAAGCCGCACATGCATGGTGCAAGCTTAGGGATGAAGAACGCGAGTCTCTACGCAAACGAGACTCTGACTTCCTTCTTCAGGCGACTTACTTTTACTCCCGACGGAAGTCTTCTTCTCACCCCTGCTGGGCAATATCAGACCCAGCACCAAGTTGAGGGCCAGAAACCCACGTTCGAGGTGACAAATACCGTGTACATTTACACCAGAGGAGGCATCAACAAACCTCCCATTGCACATCTACCAGGGCACAAAAAGCCATCTGTCGCAGTCAGATGTTCACCAGTCGTGTATACGCTGAGGCAGTCACCTCCTGTTACCAAGCATATTACTATCGACACATCTTCTTCTGAAGATGCCATCCCGCCGTTGCCCGAGGCTGTCACGAAACCTTCCCCAGCACCCTCACAGATGgagccgcctccgccgccgtcatTGGTTGAAACAGTCACGTCCAACTCCAGGGTGCTGAGTTTGGAGACAGGCGTGCAAACACCAGGACCCAAGCCTGCCTTTGCATTGCCGTATCGAATGATATATGCGGTGGCTACCCAGGATTCGGTGCTGTTGTACGATACTCAACAACACACCCCGATCTGTATCGTGAGCAACCTTCATTGCGCCACATTTACTGATTTGACTTG GTCAAGTGATGGTTTGACGCTGCTGATCTCGTCTTCGGATGGATTCTGCTCTACATTGTCGTTCCTGCCGGGTGAGCTTGGTACTGTGTACACGGGCGAACTCGgtcctccaaaaccccaagGCACTGCTGTCTCGAACCAAAATACGCCTGTACCAACCCCCACTTCGGTGCTggcacctccttccccttttccaaacGGCTCCCAGCATCGCCATCGCGACTCTTCCAGCTCGTTTACagccccatctccaccaccagccgcaTCTTTTGTCAACCCAAGGCCGGGGTCACCAGCAAGGTCCAACTCGGCGTCTTCAGTGATTACTCAGACGTCTGGTGCTCAGACTGGGGTGTTGAACAACCCGCCGCTAATAGCTGGTCAGGTTCCCAGCCTGACAGCGGTGAACTCTGGCAAGGTGACGGGAGttcccatcaccactcccCCAGAAACACCCCGAAGCTCGTTTGTCCCGCCGCCGACAGGCACCAAGCGGGATACCAATGAAGCGGAGACAGATGACTCGTTGGGCAACCAGAATAAGCGAAGGCGTATTGCGCCTACACTGGTGGGCTCATCGACAGAGTCAAACAACGGTGCTGGCAGCGAAGGATCGAGGGCTTAG